The following coding sequences lie in one Bacteroides helcogenes P 36-108 genomic window:
- a CDS encoding tetratricopeptide repeat protein, which translates to MEIRKKIFIVLLVGSFCLSSCGALIGGAIGGVVGGVTPIVTANATVKKEKKKEVSKKPEPLLPQLTEEQQRKYDYFYLEAIRLKVQKNYGAAFDMLQHCLSINPNASSALYEVAQYYMFLKKLPQGQAALEKAVKNDPDNYWYSQGLAGFYMQQDEVEKAATLLEGMATRFSAKLDPLYSLLDIYNRQEKYDKVIATLNRLEARTGKSEQLSMEKFRIYLQKKDSKSAFREIEALVEEYPMDMRYRVVLGDVYMQNGKKKEAYDIYRQVLEEEPENAQAMYSLASYYEETGQKELYERQLDTLMLNKKVPSDTKLNVMRQFIMQNEQEGKDSTRVITLFGRIMEQDPDDAQLPMLYVQYLLAKNMNKEALPVLRQVLDIDPANTAARMMLIGDAAQKEDAPEIIRLCEAGIETSPDKLEFYYYLAMGYAQTERTDDVIAVCRKALGHVNADSKKEVVSDFYAFIGDSYHTKKQNKEAYAAYDSALVYNPSNIGALNNYAYYLSVERRDLDRAEEMSYKTVKAEPGNSTYLDTYAWILFEKENYAEARLYIDDAMKSDGAKSDVIVEHCGDIYYMTGDVDGALKYWKQALEMGSKSNTLKQKIAKKKYIADETKNNDK; encoded by the coding sequence ATGGAAATCAGGAAAAAAATATTCATCGTACTATTGGTCGGTTCCTTTTGCCTGTCTTCTTGTGGGGCATTGATTGGTGGAGCAATAGGCGGTGTGGTTGGTGGTGTAACCCCTATTGTTACAGCCAATGCCACGGTCAAGAAGGAAAAGAAGAAAGAAGTCAGCAAGAAACCGGAGCCTCTCTTGCCGCAACTCACCGAAGAGCAGCAGCGCAAATACGACTACTTCTATCTGGAAGCCATCCGGCTGAAAGTACAGAAGAACTATGGTGCGGCTTTCGACATGTTGCAGCATTGCCTTTCCATCAATCCCAATGCTTCATCGGCTTTGTATGAGGTGGCGCAGTATTATATGTTCCTCAAGAAACTGCCGCAAGGGCAGGCGGCCTTGGAGAAGGCTGTGAAAAACGATCCCGATAACTATTGGTACAGTCAGGGATTGGCCGGTTTCTACATGCAGCAGGATGAGGTGGAAAAGGCTGCCACGCTGCTGGAAGGAATGGCAACTCGCTTCTCTGCCAAGCTGGACCCTTTGTACAGCCTGCTCGACATCTATAACCGTCAGGAGAAGTACGACAAGGTGATTGCCACCCTCAACAGGCTTGAGGCCAGAACCGGCAAGAGCGAGCAGTTGAGCATGGAGAAATTCCGTATCTATCTGCAAAAGAAAGACAGCAAGAGCGCTTTCCGCGAAATAGAAGCTCTTGTGGAGGAGTATCCCATGGACATGCGCTACCGGGTTGTGTTGGGAGACGTCTATATGCAGAACGGAAAGAAAAAAGAGGCCTATGACATCTATCGGCAGGTGTTGGAGGAAGAGCCTGAAAATGCGCAGGCCATGTACTCTCTGGCCTCTTACTATGAGGAAACCGGACAAAAGGAACTGTATGAACGCCAGTTGGATACGTTGATGCTGAACAAGAAAGTGCCCTCGGATACCAAACTGAACGTGATGCGCCAGTTCATCATGCAGAATGAGCAGGAAGGCAAGGACAGTACGCGTGTCATCACCTTGTTCGGCCGCATCATGGAGCAAGATCCCGATGACGCCCAGTTGCCGATGCTCTATGTGCAGTACCTCTTGGCTAAGAATATGAATAAGGAGGCCCTGCCCGTCTTGAGGCAAGTGCTGGACATCGACCCGGCGAATACGGCTGCCCGCATGATGCTGATTGGCGACGCCGCGCAGAAGGAAGACGCTCCGGAGATTATCCGCCTTTGCGAAGCCGGCATCGAAACCAGTCCCGATAAACTGGAATTCTATTATTATCTGGCTATGGGCTATGCCCAGACAGAACGTACGGATGACGTCATAGCCGTTTGCCGAAAAGCCTTGGGACATGTGAATGCGGACAGCAAGAAGGAAGTCGTTTCCGACTTTTATGCCTTTATAGGCGATTCCTACCACACCAAGAAGCAGAACAAGGAGGCGTATGCCGCCTATGATTCCGCCTTGGTATATAATCCTTCGAATATCGGCGCACTGAACAATTATGCCTACTACCTCTCCGTGGAACGCCGCGACCTGGACAGAGCCGAAGAGATGAGCTATAAGACGGTGAAGGCCGAGCCGGGCAACTCCACCTATCTCGACACCTATGCATGGATTCTGTTTGAGAAGGAGAATTATGCCGAAGCGCGTCTGTACATTGACGATGCGATGAAAAGTGACGGGGCAAAGAGTGATGTGATCGTGGAGCACTGCGGTGACATTTATTACATGACCGGTGATGTGGACGGTGCTCTGAAGTATTGGAAGCAGGCTTTGGAAATGGGCAGCAAGTCGAATACACTGAAACAGAAAATAGCGAAAAAGAAATATATAGCCGATGAAACCAAGAACAACGATAAATAG
- the dut gene encoding dUTP diphosphatase, whose translation MNVQIINKSKHQLPSYATEQSAGMDIRANLTEPVSLAPLARCLVPTGLYIALPEGFEAQIRPRSGLALKKGITVLNSPGTIDADYRGEICIILVNLSSETFVIEDGERIAQMVIARHEQVSWTAAEVLDETGRGSGGFGHTGKE comes from the coding sequence ATGAACGTACAAATCATCAATAAGTCAAAACACCAGCTCCCTTCGTATGCCACCGAGCAGTCTGCGGGTATGGACATCCGCGCCAACCTCACGGAGCCGGTTTCCCTGGCGCCCTTGGCACGCTGTCTGGTTCCTACGGGGCTTTATATCGCATTGCCGGAAGGCTTTGAGGCGCAGATACGTCCGCGTAGCGGCCTGGCCCTCAAGAAAGGGATCACCGTGCTGAATTCTCCGGGAACGATCGATGCCGACTATCGCGGTGAAATCTGCATTATACTGGTCAATCTTTCTTCGGAGACTTTCGTGATTGAGGACGGGGAGCGAATTGCCCAGATGGTGATAGCACGCCATGAGCAGGTTTCGTGGACCGCCGCGGAAGTGCTGGACGAAACTGGGCGAGGCTCCGGCGGATTCGGGCATACAGGTAAGGAATGA
- the dgt gene encoding dGTP triphosphohydrolase, with product MMNWNTLISAKRFGLEEFHEERIENRSEFQRDYDRLVFSAPFRRLQNKTQVFPLPGSIFVHNRLTHSLEVSCVGRSLGNDVSRALLARSPELRDSFVPEIGSIVSAACLAHDLGNPPFGHSGERAISTFFSEGKGMSLKDRQPGGEQLTPAQWEDLIHFEGNANAFRLLTHRFEGRRKGGFVLTYSTLASIVKYPFSSSLAGRKSKFGFFTTEEESFSRIAEELGMKKLNDSPLKYARHPLVYLVEAADDICYQMMDIEDAHKLKILTTQETKELLLSYFTDESRTRRLKTMEIVSDTNEQIAYLRSSVIGLLIRECVKAFVANEEKILAGELEGSLIGHISALPAAAYGHCSEVSFEKIYRSRDVLDIELAGFRIISTLLELMIDAVRSPQKAYSQLLINRVSGQYNVKAPALYERIQAVLDYISGMTDVFALDLYRKINGNSLPAV from the coding sequence ATGATGAACTGGAATACGCTTATATCCGCCAAACGCTTCGGACTCGAAGAGTTTCATGAAGAACGCATCGAGAACCGTTCCGAATTCCAACGGGATTATGACCGGCTTGTATTCTCCGCCCCTTTCCGGCGATTGCAAAACAAAACGCAGGTTTTTCCGCTTCCGGGCAGCATATTTGTGCACAATCGCCTGACGCACAGTCTGGAAGTATCGTGTGTGGGGCGTTCGTTAGGAAACGATGTATCCAGAGCGCTTCTTGCCCGCAGTCCGGAACTCCGGGATTCCTTTGTCCCGGAAATAGGCTCCATCGTTTCTGCCGCCTGCCTGGCCCACGACCTTGGGAATCCCCCTTTCGGGCATTCGGGAGAGCGCGCCATCTCCACCTTCTTCTCCGAAGGCAAAGGGATGTCGCTCAAAGACAGACAACCGGGCGGCGAACAGCTTACCCCTGCCCAATGGGAAGACCTTATCCACTTTGAAGGGAATGCCAACGCTTTCCGCCTGCTGACCCACCGGTTTGAAGGCCGGCGGAAAGGAGGCTTTGTCCTTACCTATTCCACCCTCGCCAGCATCGTGAAGTATCCCTTCTCGTCGAGTCTGGCAGGACGGAAGTCCAAGTTCGGCTTCTTCACCACCGAAGAAGAAAGCTTCAGCCGGATTGCGGAAGAACTGGGCATGAAGAAGCTGAACGACTCTCCCCTGAAGTACGCCCGCCATCCTCTGGTCTATCTGGTAGAGGCCGCCGACGACATATGCTACCAGATGATGGACATAGAAGACGCGCACAAACTGAAAATCCTCACGACACAGGAAACCAAGGAGCTTCTCCTCTCCTACTTCACCGACGAGAGCAGGACACGCCGGCTGAAGACAATGGAAATAGTGAGCGACACCAACGAACAGATAGCCTACCTGCGCTCCAGCGTGATAGGCCTGCTGATCAGGGAATGCGTGAAAGCCTTCGTAGCCAATGAAGAAAAAATCCTGGCCGGAGAACTCGAAGGGAGCCTCATCGGGCACATCTCCGCCTTGCCGGCCGCTGCCTACGGGCACTGTTCCGAAGTGTCTTTCGAGAAGATTTACCGTTCGCGCGATGTCCTCGACATCGAACTTGCCGGTTTCCGTATCATCAGCACGCTGCTCGAACTGATGATAGATGCCGTGCGCTCGCCCCAGAAGGCTTATTCACAATTGCTCATCAACCGGGTTTCGGGCCAATACAATGTAAAAGCGCCTGCACTCTACGAAAGAATACAGGCGGTATTGGACTATATATCCGGAATGACGGATGTCTTTGCGCTCGACTTGTACCGGAAGATAAACGGCAACAGCTTGCCGGCCGTGTGA
- a CDS encoding GNAT family N-acetyltransferase, with amino-acid sequence MEDIIAPISKELLKAELTEEKRLRMTNRSHNQIYIITAQDSPNTMKEIGRLREIAFRAAGGGTGKPLDIDEYDIMDNPYKQLIVWNPEAEDILGGYRYILGTDVRLDGQGAPVLATAHMFNFSDKFLKEYLPTTIELGRSFVTLEYQSTRSDSKGLFALDNLWDGLGALTVVMPNVKYFFGKVTMYPSYHRQGRDMILYFLKKHFADKDNLITPMKPLLLESDEKELAALFCKSTFKEDYKILNSEIRRLGYNIPPLVNAYMSLSPTMRMFGTAINYGFGDVEETGILIAVDEILAEKRIRHIQSFIESEPEACKLTSGANEVIFKSK; translated from the coding sequence ATGGAAGATATTATTGCACCGATAAGCAAGGAACTGCTGAAAGCGGAGTTGACCGAGGAGAAGCGTTTGCGGATGACCAACAGAAGTCACAACCAGATATACATCATCACCGCCCAGGACTCTCCCAATACGATGAAGGAAATCGGACGTCTGCGCGAGATAGCGTTTCGTGCGGCGGGAGGAGGAACGGGCAAGCCGCTGGACATTGACGAGTATGACATTATGGACAATCCCTACAAGCAACTGATAGTATGGAATCCGGAGGCCGAAGACATACTGGGCGGTTACCGCTACATATTGGGCACGGATGTCCGTCTGGACGGTCAGGGTGCTCCGGTACTTGCCACCGCGCACATGTTCAATTTCTCGGACAAGTTCTTGAAAGAGTATCTTCCCACCACCATCGAACTGGGCCGGTCGTTTGTGACGCTGGAATATCAGTCCACGCGTAGCGACAGCAAGGGCCTTTTCGCGCTCGATAACCTGTGGGACGGGCTGGGAGCGCTGACAGTGGTGATGCCCAACGTGAAATACTTCTTTGGAAAGGTGACCATGTACCCCAGTTACCATCGCCAGGGACGTGACATGATACTCTATTTCCTGAAGAAGCACTTCGCCGACAAGGACAATCTTATCACTCCGATGAAGCCCCTGCTTCTGGAGTCTGATGAGAAGGAACTTGCGGCCTTGTTCTGCAAGAGCACCTTTAAGGAAGACTATAAGATATTGAATTCCGAAATCCGCAGGCTGGGCTATAACATCCCCCCGCTGGTCAACGCTTACATGAGCCTCAGCCCCACGATGCGCATGTTCGGCACAGCCATCAACTATGGCTTCGGCGATGTGGAGGAAACCGGTATCCTGATTGCGGTGGATGAGATATTGGCCGAGAAGCGGATTCGCCACATCCAGTCGTTCATCGAGAGCGAGCCGGAGGCGTGCAAACTCACCTCAGGAGCCAATGAGGTAATCTTCAAAAGCAAGTGA
- a CDS encoding 1-acyl-sn-glycerol-3-phosphate acyltransferase, with protein MADDSLFLIDIDKILREKAPKQFKYIPKFVVSYLKRIVHQEELNVFLKESKDKTGVEFLKACLDFLDAAIVVKGEENLPSRGLCTFVSNHPLGGQDGVALGYVLGSFYKGKVKYMVNDLLMNLRGLAPLCIPINKTGRQAKDFPKMVEAGFASDDQLIMFPAGLCSRRQNGVIRDLDWKKTFVVKSVESRRDVVPVHFEGRNSDFFYNLANLCKLLGIKFNIAMLYLADEMLKNRHKTFTITIGKPIPWQTFDKSKTPAQWAQYVKDIVYKL; from the coding sequence ATGGCGGACGACTCTTTATTTTTGATTGATATAGACAAGATACTTCGGGAAAAAGCCCCGAAGCAGTTTAAGTACATCCCTAAGTTTGTCGTTTCTTATCTGAAGCGGATTGTGCATCAGGAAGAGCTGAATGTCTTTTTGAAGGAGTCGAAAGACAAGACCGGAGTGGAGTTCCTGAAGGCGTGCCTTGATTTTCTGGATGCCGCAATCGTGGTGAAGGGGGAAGAGAACCTGCCTTCCCGGGGGCTGTGCACTTTCGTGTCCAACCATCCGTTGGGCGGTCAGGACGGTGTGGCTCTGGGATACGTGCTGGGCAGCTTCTACAAGGGCAAGGTGAAGTATATGGTCAATGACCTGCTGATGAACCTGCGCGGGCTGGCTCCGCTGTGCATCCCCATCAACAAGACGGGCAGGCAGGCCAAGGACTTTCCTAAGATGGTGGAGGCCGGCTTTGCCTCGGACGACCAGTTGATCATGTTTCCTGCCGGATTATGCTCCCGCAGGCAGAACGGCGTTATCCGCGACCTGGATTGGAAGAAGACATTCGTTGTGAAGAGCGTGGAGTCCCGCCGCGACGTGGTTCCCGTCCACTTTGAAGGGCGGAATTCCGATTTTTTCTACAATCTTGCCAATCTTTGCAAACTGCTGGGCATCAAGTTCAACATCGCCATGCTTTATCTGGCGGACGAGATGCTGAAGAACCGTCATAAAACATTTACCATCACTATCGGGAAGCCCATCCCGTGGCAGACCTTCGATAAGTCGAAGACGCCTGCCCAATGGGCGCAGTATGTGAAAGATATCGTATATAAATTATAA
- a CDS encoding RNA polymerase sigma factor, protein MNSMTFTKDLVGVQDDLLRFAYKLTSDHEEANDLLQETSLKALDNEDKYIPETNFKGWIYTIMRNIFINNYRKVVRDQIFIDQTDNLYHLNLPRDAAYENTESAYDLKEMRRIVNALPREYKVPFSMHVSGFKYREIAEKLGLPLGTVKSRIFFTRQKLQQDLKDFV, encoded by the coding sequence ATGAACAGTATGACATTTACAAAGGATCTTGTCGGAGTGCAAGACGACCTGTTGCGCTTTGCATACAAACTGACCTCAGACCACGAAGAAGCAAACGACCTGCTGCAAGAAACATCCCTGAAAGCCCTGGACAACGAAGACAAATATATACCCGAAACCAACTTCAAAGGATGGATATACACCATCATGCGCAACATCTTCATCAACAACTACCGCAAGGTGGTGCGCGACCAGATCTTCATAGACCAGACGGACAACCTCTACCACCTGAACCTGCCGCGCGACGCCGCTTACGAAAATACCGAAAGCGCTTACGACCTGAAAGAGATGCGCCGCATCGTCAATGCCTTGCCGCGCGAGTACAAAGTGCCGTTCTCCATGCACGTGTCGGGTTTCAAGTACCGTGAAATTGCAGAAAAGTTGGGACTGCCCTTGGGAACGGTCAAGAGCCGCATCTTCTTCACCCGCCAGAAGCTGCAACAGGATTTAAAGGATTTCGTGTGA